In Anas acuta chromosome 6, bAnaAcu1.1, whole genome shotgun sequence, the following are encoded in one genomic region:
- the LRRFIP1 gene encoding leucine-rich repeat flightless-interacting protein 1 isoform X25 codes for MKELERQQKEIEERPEKDFEKGARTVSSLSAATLASLGGTSSRRGSGDTSISADTEASIREIKDIYELKDQIQDVEGRYMQGLKEMKDSLAEVEEKYKKAMVSNAQLDNEKTNFMYQVDTLKDALLELEEQLAESRRQYEEKSKEFEREKHAHSILQFQFMEVKEALKQREEMLAEIQQLQQKQQSYVREISDLQETIEWKDKKIGALERQKDFFDSLRSERDDLRDEVVVLKEQLKKHGIIPDSDVATNGETSDILDNERHLDSSKTAQGTTQALKTAGDGMLGKANEVDMKNEILEDVGKREILQNTEHEEHKEESEEQEVQTLHADENTEAEKVIEETDAGSTAMLPDSRLTEQNQSLAEPVSGNASSNDDSDADDLRKEAESADTAAPQPVSEEAECSNSHPRANQTSEVSSVQGQDFESPQEMPRDLGTEHELEKAAPEQEEREDVETSHALSASDVEQAADTAANSCESVSDQPELPGAEVAGSLSEEVNVESHPETLQHVEESAEDKVTNVLEEKLLESKDCTDGTADEKGGDRAEEEDEVGNAVQGQATERDSVGLEGKESHESGVPADKSEKEEGGDQACIQPASSEDAHLALLEEQNVQEKTELKAAEEDRQKEVLMENLEVCSDSAGAGKQEEAPAESVGSGTEVKESVLQQAEPGPDVVKEMASQESSSDPRVLDDKIQESETEIQCESGKREESRAEQVEDLEPKVELQTVQCSKDTTGDPVGEKNNSSEDETQDAGKQEEGEAQDAGEQEEGEAQAVVQQEEGEAQAVVKQEEGEAQDAGEQEEGEAQAVVKQEEGEAQDAGEQEEGEAQAVVKQEEGEAQDAGKQEEGEAQAVVQQEEGEAQAVVKQEESESKEELTVDLSGNSENQADKETLKEDEKQLELANPHGDGFAPEGDANNCLAQKAEMGENISERVSLEAQAEEELEDDGDAFDFDEESKQILETDEKSDGEKADTQNGEDDGANGKVKKTAQASEAGKRTGEIETEVPLTEDDSLRHKNGDESGEAGHLQGEASSLKTDEKAHVLEDESKASDSNEVEKIPDVSEQDLESAYRAESKEDLQGGRRGKGKSRDDCTIS; via the exons ATTGAGGAAAGGCCAGAAAAAGACTTCGAGAAG GGAGCACGGACCGTCTCGAGTTTATCAGCAGCTACGTTAGCTTCTCTAGGTGGGACATCTTCACGAAGAGGCAGCGGGGATACGTCCATCTCAGCAGATACGGAGGCATCAATTAGAGAAATAAAG GATATCTATGAGTTAAAGGACCAGATTCAGGATGTAGAAGGCAGATACATGCAGGgactgaaagaaatgaag GACTCTTTAGCCGAAGTTgaagagaaatataaaaagGCTATGGTGTCAAATGCTCAACTagacaatgaaaaaacaaatttcatgtACCAAGTAGATACCCTGAAGGATGCCCTGTTAGAGTTAGAAGAACAGCTGGCAGAATCCAGGAGgcaatatgaagaaaaaagtaaa GAatttgagagagagaagcaTGCTCATAGCATATTGCAGTTTCAGTTCATGGAAGTCAAAGAGGCTttgaagcaaagagaagaaatgctTGCA GAAATCCAACAGCTGcaacagaaacagcagagctATGTCAGGGAAATTTCTGATCTTCAGGAGACAATAGAgtggaaagacaaaaaaataggG GCGTTAGAGAGGCAGAAAGATTTCTTTGATTCCCTAAGGAGTGAGCGGGATGACCTTAGAGATGAAGTGGTTGTGCTGAAGGAGCAACTGAAG AAACATGGAATAATCCCAGACTCTGACGTAGCTACCAATGGGGAGACATCTGACATACTTGATAACGAAAGACACTTGGATTCTTCCAAAACTGCTCAAGGCACAACGCAGGCATTAAAGACAGCAGGGGACGGGATGTTAG GCAAAGCCAATGAAGTGGAcatgaaaaatgagattttggaGGATgtggggaaaagagaaatcttGCAGAATACTGAGCATGAGGAACACAAAGAGGAGTCTGAGGAGCAGGAAGTACAGACATTGCATGCTGATGAAAacacagaggcagaaaaagtGATTGAAGAAACCGATGCCGGGTCAACAGCGATGTTACCAGATAGTAGGCttacagaacaaaaccaaagcctTGCAGAACCTGTGTCAGGGAATGCTTCTTCAAACGATGATAGTGACGCAGATGATTTGAGAAAGGAGGCAGAGTCAGCAGacacagcagccccacagcctgtTAGCGAGGAGGCCGAATGCAGTAACTCACATCCAAGGGCAAATCAGACCTCAGAGGTGAGCTCAGTGCAGGGTCAGGATTTTGAGAGTCCTCAGGAAATGCCCAGAGACTTAGGTACAGAGCATGAACTGGAAAAAGCTGCTCCAGAACAGGAAGAACGAGAGGATGTGGAGACTAGCCATGCACTGAGTGCTAGTGACGTGGAACAAGCAGCTGACACTGCAGCTAACAGCTGTGAGTCGGTTTCTGACCAGCCAGAGCTACCAGGGGCTGAAGTAGCAGGCTCCCTGAGCGAAGAGGTAAATGTGGAGAGTCACCCTGAGACACTCCAGCATGTGGAAGAAAGTGCTGAGGACAAAGTTACAAATGTCCTGGAGGAAAAGCTCCTTGAAAGCAAAGACTGCACTGATGGGACAGCTGATGAGAAGGGAGGTGATAGAGCTGAAGAGGAAGATGAGGTGGGGAATGCAGTTCAGGGTCAGGCAACAGAAAGGGATTCTGTGGGTTTAGAGGGGAAGGAGTCCCATGAAAGTGGTGTCCCAGCagataaaagtgaaaaagaggaggggggagaTCAGGCATGCATTCAGCCAGCTTCCTCAGAGGATGCTCATTTAGCACTGTTAGAGGAACAGAATgtgcaagagaaaacagaacttaAAGCTGCTGaggaagacagacagaaagaagtaCTGATGGAAAACCTGGAGGTGTGTTCAGattctgcaggagcaggcaaGCAGGAGGAAGCACCTGCGGAGTCTGTGGGCTCTGGTACAGAGGTGAAAGAaagtgtgctgcagcaggcagagccaggcCCAGACGTTGTGAAAGAAATGGCATCTCAGGAAAGTAGTTCAGACCCAAGGGTTTTAGATGACAAAATTCAGGAATCAGAAACGGAAATACAATGTGAGTctgggaaaagagaggaaagtaGGGCAGAACAGGTGGAAGACTTAGAACCAAAGGTGGAACTTCAGACAGTTCAGTGTAGTAAAGACACAACAGGAGATCCagtgggagagaaaaataactctTCAGAAGATGAAACACAGGATGCAGGTAAGCAAGAGGAAGGCGAAGCACAGGATGCAGGTGAGCAAGAGGAAGGTGAAGCACAAGCTGTAGTGCAGCAAGAGGAAGGTGAAGCACAAGCTGTAGTGAAGCAAGAGGAAGGTGAAGCACAGGATGCAGGTGAGCAAGAGGAAGGTGAAGCACAAGCTGTAGTGAAGCAAGAGGAAGGTGAAGCACAGGATGCAGGTGAGCAAGAGGAAGGTGAAGCACAAGCTGTAGTGAAGCAAGAGGAAGGTGAAGCACAGGATGCAGGTAAGCAAGAGGAAGGTGAAGCACAAGCTGTCGTGCAgcaagaggaaggagaagcacaAGCTGTAGTAAAGCAAGAGGAAAGTGAATCTAAAGAGGAGTTAACTGTAGATCTTAGTGGAAATAGTGAAAACCAAGCTGataaagaaacactgaaagaagATGAGAAACAGTTAGAGCTTGCAAACCCCCACGGTGATGGATTTGCTCCTGAGGGTGATGCAAATAATTGTCTTGCACAGAAAGCTGAGATGGGTGAAAATATTAGTGAGCGAGTTAGCTTGGAGGCTCAAGCAGAGGAAGAACTAGAAGATGATGGTGATGCATTTGACTTCGATGAAGAATCAAAACAGATACTGGAAACTGATGAAAAATCTGATGGAGAGAAAGCTGATACACAAAATGGGGAGGATGATGGAGCAAATGGCAAGGTCAAAAAAACTGCCCAAGCAAGTGAAGCTGGAAAAAGAACTGGTGAAATAGAAACCGAAGTCCCCTTGACTGAAGATGACAGCTTACGGCATAAGAACGGAGACGAGTCTGGAGAAGCAGGGCACTTGCAAGGGGAAGCATCGTCACTGAAAACTGATGAGAAGGCCCATGTGTTGGAAGATGAAAGTAAAGCATCAGATTCtaatgaagtggaaaaaataccAGATGTTTCAGAACAGGATTTGGAAAGTGCTTACAGggcagaaagcaaagaggaTTTGCAAGGTGGTAGGAGGGGTAAGGGTAAATCTAGAGATGACTGTACAATATCCTAA
- the LRRFIP1 gene encoding leucine-rich repeat flightless-interacting protein 1 isoform X23: MGTQGAGRKRLPNRERLTAEDDALNQIAREAEARLAAKRAARAEAREIRMKELERQQKEIEERPEKDFEKGARTVSSLSAATLASLGGTSSRRGSGDTSISADTEASIREIKDIYELKDQIQDVEGRYMQGLKEMKDSLAEVEEKYKKAMVSNAQLDNEKTNFMYQVDTLKDALLELEEQLAESRRQYEEKSKEFEREKHAHSILQFQFMEVKEALKQREEMLAEIQQLQQKQQSYVREISDLQETIEWKDKKIGALERQKDFFDSLRSERDDLRDEVVVLKEQLKKHGIIPDSDVATNGETSDILDNERHLDSSKTAQGTTQALKTAGDGMLGKANEVDMKNEILEDVGKREILQNTEHEEHKEESEEQEVQTLHADENTEAEKVIEETDAGSTAMLPDSRLTEQNQSLAEPVSGNASSNDDSDADDLRKEAESADTAAPQPVSEEAECSNSHPRANQTSEVSSVQGQDFESPQEMPRDLGTEHELEKAAPEQEEREDVETSHALSASDVEQAADTAANSCESVSDQPELPGAEVAGSLSEEVNVESHPETLQHVEESAEDKVTNVLEEKLLESKDCTDGTADEKGGDRAEEEDEVGNAVQGQATERDSVGLEGKESHESGVPADKSEKEEGGDQACIQPASSEDAHLALLEEQNVQEKTELKAAEEDRQKEVLMENLEVCSDSAGAGKQEEAPAESVGSGTEVKESVLQQAEPGPDVVKEMASQESSSDPRVLDDKIQESETEIQCESGKREESRAEQVEDLEPKVELQTVQCSKDTTGDPVGEKNNSSEDETQDAGKQEEGEAQDAGEQEEGEAQAVVQQEEGEAQAVVKQEEGEAQDAGEQEEGEAQAVVKQEEGEAQDAGEQEEGEAQAVVKQEEGEAQDAGKQEEGEAQAVVQQEEGEAQAVVKQEESESKEELTVDLSGNSENQADKETLKEDEKQLELANPHGDGFAPEGDANNCLAQKAEMGENISERVSLEAQAEEELEDDGDAFDFDEESKQILETDEKSDGEKADTQNGEDDGANGKVKKTAQASEAGKRTGEIETEVPLTEDDSLRHKNGDESGEAGHLQGEASSLKTDEKAHVLEDESKASDSNEVEKIPDVSEQDLESAYRAESKEDLQGGRRGKGKSRDDCTIS; the protein is encoded by the exons ATTGAGGAAAGGCCAGAAAAAGACTTCGAGAAG GGAGCACGGACCGTCTCGAGTTTATCAGCAGCTACGTTAGCTTCTCTAGGTGGGACATCTTCACGAAGAGGCAGCGGGGATACGTCCATCTCAGCAGATACGGAGGCATCAATTAGAGAAATAAAG GATATCTATGAGTTAAAGGACCAGATTCAGGATGTAGAAGGCAGATACATGCAGGgactgaaagaaatgaag GACTCTTTAGCCGAAGTTgaagagaaatataaaaagGCTATGGTGTCAAATGCTCAACTagacaatgaaaaaacaaatttcatgtACCAAGTAGATACCCTGAAGGATGCCCTGTTAGAGTTAGAAGAACAGCTGGCAGAATCCAGGAGgcaatatgaagaaaaaagtaaa GAatttgagagagagaagcaTGCTCATAGCATATTGCAGTTTCAGTTCATGGAAGTCAAAGAGGCTttgaagcaaagagaagaaatgctTGCA GAAATCCAACAGCTGcaacagaaacagcagagctATGTCAGGGAAATTTCTGATCTTCAGGAGACAATAGAgtggaaagacaaaaaaataggG GCGTTAGAGAGGCAGAAAGATTTCTTTGATTCCCTAAGGAGTGAGCGGGATGACCTTAGAGATGAAGTGGTTGTGCTGAAGGAGCAACTGAAG AAACATGGAATAATCCCAGACTCTGACGTAGCTACCAATGGGGAGACATCTGACATACTTGATAACGAAAGACACTTGGATTCTTCCAAAACTGCTCAAGGCACAACGCAGGCATTAAAGACAGCAGGGGACGGGATGTTAG GCAAAGCCAATGAAGTGGAcatgaaaaatgagattttggaGGATgtggggaaaagagaaatcttGCAGAATACTGAGCATGAGGAACACAAAGAGGAGTCTGAGGAGCAGGAAGTACAGACATTGCATGCTGATGAAAacacagaggcagaaaaagtGATTGAAGAAACCGATGCCGGGTCAACAGCGATGTTACCAGATAGTAGGCttacagaacaaaaccaaagcctTGCAGAACCTGTGTCAGGGAATGCTTCTTCAAACGATGATAGTGACGCAGATGATTTGAGAAAGGAGGCAGAGTCAGCAGacacagcagccccacagcctgtTAGCGAGGAGGCCGAATGCAGTAACTCACATCCAAGGGCAAATCAGACCTCAGAGGTGAGCTCAGTGCAGGGTCAGGATTTTGAGAGTCCTCAGGAAATGCCCAGAGACTTAGGTACAGAGCATGAACTGGAAAAAGCTGCTCCAGAACAGGAAGAACGAGAGGATGTGGAGACTAGCCATGCACTGAGTGCTAGTGACGTGGAACAAGCAGCTGACACTGCAGCTAACAGCTGTGAGTCGGTTTCTGACCAGCCAGAGCTACCAGGGGCTGAAGTAGCAGGCTCCCTGAGCGAAGAGGTAAATGTGGAGAGTCACCCTGAGACACTCCAGCATGTGGAAGAAAGTGCTGAGGACAAAGTTACAAATGTCCTGGAGGAAAAGCTCCTTGAAAGCAAAGACTGCACTGATGGGACAGCTGATGAGAAGGGAGGTGATAGAGCTGAAGAGGAAGATGAGGTGGGGAATGCAGTTCAGGGTCAGGCAACAGAAAGGGATTCTGTGGGTTTAGAGGGGAAGGAGTCCCATGAAAGTGGTGTCCCAGCagataaaagtgaaaaagaggaggggggagaTCAGGCATGCATTCAGCCAGCTTCCTCAGAGGATGCTCATTTAGCACTGTTAGAGGAACAGAATgtgcaagagaaaacagaacttaAAGCTGCTGaggaagacagacagaaagaagtaCTGATGGAAAACCTGGAGGTGTGTTCAGattctgcaggagcaggcaaGCAGGAGGAAGCACCTGCGGAGTCTGTGGGCTCTGGTACAGAGGTGAAAGAaagtgtgctgcagcaggcagagccaggcCCAGACGTTGTGAAAGAAATGGCATCTCAGGAAAGTAGTTCAGACCCAAGGGTTTTAGATGACAAAATTCAGGAATCAGAAACGGAAATACAATGTGAGTctgggaaaagagaggaaagtaGGGCAGAACAGGTGGAAGACTTAGAACCAAAGGTGGAACTTCAGACAGTTCAGTGTAGTAAAGACACAACAGGAGATCCagtgggagagaaaaataactctTCAGAAGATGAAACACAGGATGCAGGTAAGCAAGAGGAAGGCGAAGCACAGGATGCAGGTGAGCAAGAGGAAGGTGAAGCACAAGCTGTAGTGCAGCAAGAGGAAGGTGAAGCACAAGCTGTAGTGAAGCAAGAGGAAGGTGAAGCACAGGATGCAGGTGAGCAAGAGGAAGGTGAAGCACAAGCTGTAGTGAAGCAAGAGGAAGGTGAAGCACAGGATGCAGGTGAGCAAGAGGAAGGTGAAGCACAAGCTGTAGTGAAGCAAGAGGAAGGTGAAGCACAGGATGCAGGTAAGCAAGAGGAAGGTGAAGCACAAGCTGTCGTGCAgcaagaggaaggagaagcacaAGCTGTAGTAAAGCAAGAGGAAAGTGAATCTAAAGAGGAGTTAACTGTAGATCTTAGTGGAAATAGTGAAAACCAAGCTGataaagaaacactgaaagaagATGAGAAACAGTTAGAGCTTGCAAACCCCCACGGTGATGGATTTGCTCCTGAGGGTGATGCAAATAATTGTCTTGCACAGAAAGCTGAGATGGGTGAAAATATTAGTGAGCGAGTTAGCTTGGAGGCTCAAGCAGAGGAAGAACTAGAAGATGATGGTGATGCATTTGACTTCGATGAAGAATCAAAACAGATACTGGAAACTGATGAAAAATCTGATGGAGAGAAAGCTGATACACAAAATGGGGAGGATGATGGAGCAAATGGCAAGGTCAAAAAAACTGCCCAAGCAAGTGAAGCTGGAAAAAGAACTGGTGAAATAGAAACCGAAGTCCCCTTGACTGAAGATGACAGCTTACGGCATAAGAACGGAGACGAGTCTGGAGAAGCAGGGCACTTGCAAGGGGAAGCATCGTCACTGAAAACTGATGAGAAGGCCCATGTGTTGGAAGATGAAAGTAAAGCATCAGATTCtaatgaagtggaaaaaataccAGATGTTTCAGAACAGGATTTGGAAAGTGCTTACAGggcagaaagcaaagaggaTTTGCAAGGTGGTAGGAGGGGTAAGGGTAAATCTAGAGATGACTGTACAATATCCTAA
- the LRRFIP1 gene encoding leucine-rich repeat flightless-interacting protein 1 isoform X24 codes for MQTEADCLSPEAQKLAEARLAAKRAARAEAREIRMKELERQQKEIEERPEKDFEKGARTVSSLSAATLASLGGTSSRRGSGDTSISADTEASIREIKDIYELKDQIQDVEGRYMQGLKEMKDSLAEVEEKYKKAMVSNAQLDNEKTNFMYQVDTLKDALLELEEQLAESRRQYEEKSKEFEREKHAHSILQFQFMEVKEALKQREEMLAEIQQLQQKQQSYVREISDLQETIEWKDKKIGALERQKDFFDSLRSERDDLRDEVVVLKEQLKKHGIIPDSDVATNGETSDILDNERHLDSSKTAQGTTQALKTAGDGMLGKANEVDMKNEILEDVGKREILQNTEHEEHKEESEEQEVQTLHADENTEAEKVIEETDAGSTAMLPDSRLTEQNQSLAEPVSGNASSNDDSDADDLRKEAESADTAAPQPVSEEAECSNSHPRANQTSEVSSVQGQDFESPQEMPRDLGTEHELEKAAPEQEEREDVETSHALSASDVEQAADTAANSCESVSDQPELPGAEVAGSLSEEVNVESHPETLQHVEESAEDKVTNVLEEKLLESKDCTDGTADEKGGDRAEEEDEVGNAVQGQATERDSVGLEGKESHESGVPADKSEKEEGGDQACIQPASSEDAHLALLEEQNVQEKTELKAAEEDRQKEVLMENLEVCSDSAGAGKQEEAPAESVGSGTEVKESVLQQAEPGPDVVKEMASQESSSDPRVLDDKIQESETEIQCESGKREESRAEQVEDLEPKVELQTVQCSKDTTGDPVGEKNNSSEDETQDAGKQEEGEAQDAGEQEEGEAQAVVQQEEGEAQAVVKQEEGEAQDAGEQEEGEAQAVVKQEEGEAQDAGEQEEGEAQAVVKQEEGEAQDAGKQEEGEAQAVVQQEEGEAQAVVKQEESESKEELTVDLSGNSENQADKETLKEDEKQLELANPHGDGFAPEGDANNCLAQKAEMGENISERVSLEAQAEEELEDDGDAFDFDEESKQILETDEKSDGEKADTQNGEDDGANGKVKKTAQASEAGKRTGEIETEVPLTEDDSLRHKNGDESGEAGHLQGEASSLKTDEKAHVLEDESKASDSNEVEKIPDVSEQDLESAYRAESKEDLQGGRRGKGKSRDDCTIS; via the exons ATTGAGGAAAGGCCAGAAAAAGACTTCGAGAAG GGAGCACGGACCGTCTCGAGTTTATCAGCAGCTACGTTAGCTTCTCTAGGTGGGACATCTTCACGAAGAGGCAGCGGGGATACGTCCATCTCAGCAGATACGGAGGCATCAATTAGAGAAATAAAG GATATCTATGAGTTAAAGGACCAGATTCAGGATGTAGAAGGCAGATACATGCAGGgactgaaagaaatgaag GACTCTTTAGCCGAAGTTgaagagaaatataaaaagGCTATGGTGTCAAATGCTCAACTagacaatgaaaaaacaaatttcatgtACCAAGTAGATACCCTGAAGGATGCCCTGTTAGAGTTAGAAGAACAGCTGGCAGAATCCAGGAGgcaatatgaagaaaaaagtaaa GAatttgagagagagaagcaTGCTCATAGCATATTGCAGTTTCAGTTCATGGAAGTCAAAGAGGCTttgaagcaaagagaagaaatgctTGCA GAAATCCAACAGCTGcaacagaaacagcagagctATGTCAGGGAAATTTCTGATCTTCAGGAGACAATAGAgtggaaagacaaaaaaataggG GCGTTAGAGAGGCAGAAAGATTTCTTTGATTCCCTAAGGAGTGAGCGGGATGACCTTAGAGATGAAGTGGTTGTGCTGAAGGAGCAACTGAAG AAACATGGAATAATCCCAGACTCTGACGTAGCTACCAATGGGGAGACATCTGACATACTTGATAACGAAAGACACTTGGATTCTTCCAAAACTGCTCAAGGCACAACGCAGGCATTAAAGACAGCAGGGGACGGGATGTTAG GCAAAGCCAATGAAGTGGAcatgaaaaatgagattttggaGGATgtggggaaaagagaaatcttGCAGAATACTGAGCATGAGGAACACAAAGAGGAGTCTGAGGAGCAGGAAGTACAGACATTGCATGCTGATGAAAacacagaggcagaaaaagtGATTGAAGAAACCGATGCCGGGTCAACAGCGATGTTACCAGATAGTAGGCttacagaacaaaaccaaagcctTGCAGAACCTGTGTCAGGGAATGCTTCTTCAAACGATGATAGTGACGCAGATGATTTGAGAAAGGAGGCAGAGTCAGCAGacacagcagccccacagcctgtTAGCGAGGAGGCCGAATGCAGTAACTCACATCCAAGGGCAAATCAGACCTCAGAGGTGAGCTCAGTGCAGGGTCAGGATTTTGAGAGTCCTCAGGAAATGCCCAGAGACTTAGGTACAGAGCATGAACTGGAAAAAGCTGCTCCAGAACAGGAAGAACGAGAGGATGTGGAGACTAGCCATGCACTGAGTGCTAGTGACGTGGAACAAGCAGCTGACACTGCAGCTAACAGCTGTGAGTCGGTTTCTGACCAGCCAGAGCTACCAGGGGCTGAAGTAGCAGGCTCCCTGAGCGAAGAGGTAAATGTGGAGAGTCACCCTGAGACACTCCAGCATGTGGAAGAAAGTGCTGAGGACAAAGTTACAAATGTCCTGGAGGAAAAGCTCCTTGAAAGCAAAGACTGCACTGATGGGACAGCTGATGAGAAGGGAGGTGATAGAGCTGAAGAGGAAGATGAGGTGGGGAATGCAGTTCAGGGTCAGGCAACAGAAAGGGATTCTGTGGGTTTAGAGGGGAAGGAGTCCCATGAAAGTGGTGTCCCAGCagataaaagtgaaaaagaggaggggggagaTCAGGCATGCATTCAGCCAGCTTCCTCAGAGGATGCTCATTTAGCACTGTTAGAGGAACAGAATgtgcaagagaaaacagaacttaAAGCTGCTGaggaagacagacagaaagaagtaCTGATGGAAAACCTGGAGGTGTGTTCAGattctgcaggagcaggcaaGCAGGAGGAAGCACCTGCGGAGTCTGTGGGCTCTGGTACAGAGGTGAAAGAaagtgtgctgcagcaggcagagccaggcCCAGACGTTGTGAAAGAAATGGCATCTCAGGAAAGTAGTTCAGACCCAAGGGTTTTAGATGACAAAATTCAGGAATCAGAAACGGAAATACAATGTGAGTctgggaaaagagaggaaagtaGGGCAGAACAGGTGGAAGACTTAGAACCAAAGGTGGAACTTCAGACAGTTCAGTGTAGTAAAGACACAACAGGAGATCCagtgggagagaaaaataactctTCAGAAGATGAAACACAGGATGCAGGTAAGCAAGAGGAAGGCGAAGCACAGGATGCAGGTGAGCAAGAGGAAGGTGAAGCACAAGCTGTAGTGCAGCAAGAGGAAGGTGAAGCACAAGCTGTAGTGAAGCAAGAGGAAGGTGAAGCACAGGATGCAGGTGAGCAAGAGGAAGGTGAAGCACAAGCTGTAGTGAAGCAAGAGGAAGGTGAAGCACAGGATGCAGGTGAGCAAGAGGAAGGTGAAGCACAAGCTGTAGTGAAGCAAGAGGAAGGTGAAGCACAGGATGCAGGTAAGCAAGAGGAAGGTGAAGCACAAGCTGTCGTGCAgcaagaggaaggagaagcacaAGCTGTAGTAAAGCAAGAGGAAAGTGAATCTAAAGAGGAGTTAACTGTAGATCTTAGTGGAAATAGTGAAAACCAAGCTGataaagaaacactgaaagaagATGAGAAACAGTTAGAGCTTGCAAACCCCCACGGTGATGGATTTGCTCCTGAGGGTGATGCAAATAATTGTCTTGCACAGAAAGCTGAGATGGGTGAAAATATTAGTGAGCGAGTTAGCTTGGAGGCTCAAGCAGAGGAAGAACTAGAAGATGATGGTGATGCATTTGACTTCGATGAAGAATCAAAACAGATACTGGAAACTGATGAAAAATCTGATGGAGAGAAAGCTGATACACAAAATGGGGAGGATGATGGAGCAAATGGCAAGGTCAAAAAAACTGCCCAAGCAAGTGAAGCTGGAAAAAGAACTGGTGAAATAGAAACCGAAGTCCCCTTGACTGAAGATGACAGCTTACGGCATAAGAACGGAGACGAGTCTGGAGAAGCAGGGCACTTGCAAGGGGAAGCATCGTCACTGAAAACTGATGAGAAGGCCCATGTGTTGGAAGATGAAAGTAAAGCATCAGATTCtaatgaagtggaaaaaataccAGATGTTTCAGAACAGGATTTGGAAAGTGCTTACAGggcagaaagcaaagaggaTTTGCAAGGTGGTAGGAGGGGTAAGGGTAAATCTAGAGATGACTGTACAATATCCTAA